The Pogona vitticeps strain Pit_001003342236 chromosome 6, PviZW2.1, whole genome shotgun sequence genome contains a region encoding:
- the TRA2A gene encoding transformer-2 protein homolog alpha isoform X5 produces MSNRRRHTGSRANPDPNTCLGVFGLSLYTTERDLREVFSRYGPLSGVNVVYDQRTGRSRGFAFVYFERIDDSKEAMEHANGMELDGRRIRVDYSITKRAHTPTPGIYMGRPTHSGGGGGGGGAGRRRDSYYDRGYDRGYDRYEEYDYRYRRRSPSPYYSRYRSRSRSRSYSPRRY; encoded by the exons ATGTCTAACCGAAGAAGGCACACTGGCAGCAGA gctaatccagATCCTAATACATGTCTTGGAGTCTTTGGCCTCAGTTTGTATACAACAGAGAGAGATCTTCGTGAAGTCTTCTCCCGCTATGGACCTTTGAGTGGTGTCAACGTGGTGTATGATCAACGGACTGGGCGATCAAGAggatttgcttttgtttactttgaAAGAATTGATGATTCTAAAGAG GCAATGGAACATGCTAATGGAATGGAGCTGGATGGCAGGAGGATCCGGGTAGATTACTCTATCACAAAGAGAGCACACACGCCCACCCCTGGCATTTACATGGGCAGGCCAACCCA TAGCGGAGgcggaggtggaggtggaggtgctGGCCGTCGCCGTGATTCCTATTATGACAGGGGATATGATAGAGGATATGATAGATACGAAGAATATGATTACCGTTACAG GCGACGATCACCTTCACCATACTATAGTCGTTATAGATCGCGGTCAAGATCTCGTTCCTACAGTCCAA GGCGCTACTGA
- the TRA2A gene encoding transformer-2 protein homolog alpha isoform X4, translating into MSDVEENNFEGRESRSQSKSPAGSPARVKSESRSGSRSPSRASKHSESRSRSRSKSRSRSRRHSHRRYTRSRSHSHRRRSRSRSYTPEYRRRRSRSHSPMSNRRRHTGSRANPDPNTCLGVFGLSLYTTERDLREVFSRYGPLSGVNVVYDQRTGRSRGFAFVYFERIDDSKEAMEHANGMELDGRRIRVDYSITKRAHTPTPGIYMGRPTHGGGGGGGGAGRRRDSYYDRGYDRGYDRYEEYDYRYRRRSPSPYYSRYRSRSRSRSYSPRRY; encoded by the exons ATGAGCGACGTGGAAGAGAATAACTTTGAGGGAAGG GAATCACGCTCCCAGTCAAAATCTCCAGCTGGGAGTCCTGCTCGTGTAAAATCTGAGAGCAGGTCAGGATCCCGTAGCCCATCAAGAGCTTCTAAGCATTCTGAATCACGCTCACGATCAAGATCAAAATCCAG GTCCAGGTCAAGAAGGCATTCTCACAGGCGTTACACTCGCTCCAGATCCCATTCACATAGGAGACGCTCACGAAGCAGATCATATACTCCAGAATATCGGCGTCGAAGGAGTCGTAGTCACTCTCCAATGTCTAACCGAAGAAGGCACACTGGCAGCAGA gctaatccagATCCTAATACATGTCTTGGAGTCTTTGGCCTCAGTTTGTATACAACAGAGAGAGATCTTCGTGAAGTCTTCTCCCGCTATGGACCTTTGAGTGGTGTCAACGTGGTGTATGATCAACGGACTGGGCGATCAAGAggatttgcttttgtttactttgaAAGAATTGATGATTCTAAAGAG GCAATGGAACATGCTAATGGAATGGAGCTGGATGGCAGGAGGATCCGGGTAGATTACTCTATCACAAAGAGAGCACACACGCCCACCCCTGGCATTTACATGGGCAGGCCAACCCA CGGAGgcggaggtggaggtggaggtgctGGCCGTCGCCGTGATTCCTATTATGACAGGGGATATGATAGAGGATATGATAGATACGAAGAATATGATTACCGTTACAG GCGACGATCACCTTCACCATACTATAGTCGTTATAGATCGCGGTCAAGATCTCGTTCCTACAGTCCAA GGCGCTACTGA
- the TRA2A gene encoding transformer-2 protein homolog alpha isoform X3, whose amino-acid sequence MSDVEENNFEGRESRSQSKSPAGSPARVKSESRSGSRSPSRASKHSESRSRSRSKSRSRSRRHSHRRYTRSRSHSHRRRSRSRSYTPEYRRRRSRSHSPMSNRRRHTGSRANPDPNTCLGVFGLSLYTTERDLREVFSRYGPLSGVNVVYDQRTGRSRGFAFVYFERIDDSKEAMEHANGMELDGRRIRVDYSITKRAHTPTPGIYMGRPTHSGGGGGGGGAGRRRDSYYDRGYDRGYDRYEEYDYRYRRRSPSPYYSRYRSRSRSRSYSPRRY is encoded by the exons ATGAGCGACGTGGAAGAGAATAACTTTGAGGGAAGG GAATCACGCTCCCAGTCAAAATCTCCAGCTGGGAGTCCTGCTCGTGTAAAATCTGAGAGCAGGTCAGGATCCCGTAGCCCATCAAGAGCTTCTAAGCATTCTGAATCACGCTCACGATCAAGATCAAAATCCAG GTCCAGGTCAAGAAGGCATTCTCACAGGCGTTACACTCGCTCCAGATCCCATTCACATAGGAGACGCTCACGAAGCAGATCATATACTCCAGAATATCGGCGTCGAAGGAGTCGTAGTCACTCTCCAATGTCTAACCGAAGAAGGCACACTGGCAGCAGA gctaatccagATCCTAATACATGTCTTGGAGTCTTTGGCCTCAGTTTGTATACAACAGAGAGAGATCTTCGTGAAGTCTTCTCCCGCTATGGACCTTTGAGTGGTGTCAACGTGGTGTATGATCAACGGACTGGGCGATCAAGAggatttgcttttgtttactttgaAAGAATTGATGATTCTAAAGAG GCAATGGAACATGCTAATGGAATGGAGCTGGATGGCAGGAGGATCCGGGTAGATTACTCTATCACAAAGAGAGCACACACGCCCACCCCTGGCATTTACATGGGCAGGCCAACCCA TAGCGGAGgcggaggtggaggtggaggtgctGGCCGTCGCCGTGATTCCTATTATGACAGGGGATATGATAGAGGATATGATAGATACGAAGAATATGATTACCGTTACAG GCGACGATCACCTTCACCATACTATAGTCGTTATAGATCGCGGTCAAGATCTCGTTCCTACAGTCCAA GGCGCTACTGA
- the CCDC126 gene encoding coiled-coil domain-containing protein 126 produces the protein MLTSLVCSEMFFAFSRKNVSQKLSLLLLVFGFIWGIMLLRYTFQHPRQQSSAELREQILDLSKRYVRALAEENKNIMNGGNGVAMAGYADLKRTIAVLLDHILQRLVKLENKVDYMGVNGSTTNTTNGNLMPATTSKRVNAASNIR, from the exons ATGTTGACATCTTTGGTCtgttcagaaatgttttttgcattttcaagAAAAAATGTGTCCCAGAAATTGAGTTTACTGTTGCTGGTGTTTGGTTTTATTTGGGGCATAATGTTACTGCGCTACACCTTTCAGCATCCAAGGCAACAGAGCAGTGCTGAGTTGCGTGAACAAATACTTGACCTAAGTAAAAGATACGTTAGAGCACtggcagaagaaaacaaaaatataatgaatGGTGGTAATGGAGTTGCAATGGCAGGATACG CTGATCTCAAAAGGACAATTGCAGTTCTTCTTGATCACATTTTGCAACGCTTGGTCAAACTGGAAAACAAGGTTGATTACATGGGTGTAAATGGTTCAACAACAAATACTACAAATGGAAACTTGATGCCAGCAACTACAAGCAAACGGGTAAATGCAGCAAGCAACATAAGATAG
- the TRA2A gene encoding transformer-2 protein homolog alpha isoform X2 → MSDVEENNFEGRESRSQSKSPAGSPARVKSESRSGSRSPSRASKHSESRSRSRSKSRSRSRRHSHRRYTRSRSHSHRRRSRSRSYTPEYRRRRSRSHSPMSNRRRHTGSRVCTANPDPNTCLGVFGLSLYTTERDLREVFSRYGPLSGVNVVYDQRTGRSRGFAFVYFERIDDSKEAMEHANGMELDGRRIRVDYSITKRAHTPTPGIYMGRPTHGGGGGGGGAGRRRDSYYDRGYDRGYDRYEEYDYRYRRRSPSPYYSRYRSRSRSRSYSPRRY, encoded by the exons ATGAGCGACGTGGAAGAGAATAACTTTGAGGGAAGG GAATCACGCTCCCAGTCAAAATCTCCAGCTGGGAGTCCTGCTCGTGTAAAATCTGAGAGCAGGTCAGGATCCCGTAGCCCATCAAGAGCTTCTAAGCATTCTGAATCACGCTCACGATCAAGATCAAAATCCAG GTCCAGGTCAAGAAGGCATTCTCACAGGCGTTACACTCGCTCCAGATCCCATTCACATAGGAGACGCTCACGAAGCAGATCATATACTCCAGAATATCGGCGTCGAAGGAGTCGTAGTCACTCTCCAATGTCTAACCGAAGAAGGCACACTGGCAGCAGAGTATGTACT gctaatccagATCCTAATACATGTCTTGGAGTCTTTGGCCTCAGTTTGTATACAACAGAGAGAGATCTTCGTGAAGTCTTCTCCCGCTATGGACCTTTGAGTGGTGTCAACGTGGTGTATGATCAACGGACTGGGCGATCAAGAggatttgcttttgtttactttgaAAGAATTGATGATTCTAAAGAG GCAATGGAACATGCTAATGGAATGGAGCTGGATGGCAGGAGGATCCGGGTAGATTACTCTATCACAAAGAGAGCACACACGCCCACCCCTGGCATTTACATGGGCAGGCCAACCCA CGGAGgcggaggtggaggtggaggtgctGGCCGTCGCCGTGATTCCTATTATGACAGGGGATATGATAGAGGATATGATAGATACGAAGAATATGATTACCGTTACAG GCGACGATCACCTTCACCATACTATAGTCGTTATAGATCGCGGTCAAGATCTCGTTCCTACAGTCCAA GGCGCTACTGA
- the TRA2A gene encoding transformer-2 protein homolog alpha isoform X1, which translates to MSDVEENNFEGRESRSQSKSPAGSPARVKSESRSGSRSPSRASKHSESRSRSRSKSRSRSRRHSHRRYTRSRSHSHRRRSRSRSYTPEYRRRRSRSHSPMSNRRRHTGSRVCTANPDPNTCLGVFGLSLYTTERDLREVFSRYGPLSGVNVVYDQRTGRSRGFAFVYFERIDDSKEAMEHANGMELDGRRIRVDYSITKRAHTPTPGIYMGRPTHSGGGGGGGGAGRRRDSYYDRGYDRGYDRYEEYDYRYRRRSPSPYYSRYRSRSRSRSYSPRRY; encoded by the exons ATGAGCGACGTGGAAGAGAATAACTTTGAGGGAAGG GAATCACGCTCCCAGTCAAAATCTCCAGCTGGGAGTCCTGCTCGTGTAAAATCTGAGAGCAGGTCAGGATCCCGTAGCCCATCAAGAGCTTCTAAGCATTCTGAATCACGCTCACGATCAAGATCAAAATCCAG GTCCAGGTCAAGAAGGCATTCTCACAGGCGTTACACTCGCTCCAGATCCCATTCACATAGGAGACGCTCACGAAGCAGATCATATACTCCAGAATATCGGCGTCGAAGGAGTCGTAGTCACTCTCCAATGTCTAACCGAAGAAGGCACACTGGCAGCAGAGTATGTACT gctaatccagATCCTAATACATGTCTTGGAGTCTTTGGCCTCAGTTTGTATACAACAGAGAGAGATCTTCGTGAAGTCTTCTCCCGCTATGGACCTTTGAGTGGTGTCAACGTGGTGTATGATCAACGGACTGGGCGATCAAGAggatttgcttttgtttactttgaAAGAATTGATGATTCTAAAGAG GCAATGGAACATGCTAATGGAATGGAGCTGGATGGCAGGAGGATCCGGGTAGATTACTCTATCACAAAGAGAGCACACACGCCCACCCCTGGCATTTACATGGGCAGGCCAACCCA TAGCGGAGgcggaggtggaggtggaggtgctGGCCGTCGCCGTGATTCCTATTATGACAGGGGATATGATAGAGGATATGATAGATACGAAGAATATGATTACCGTTACAG GCGACGATCACCTTCACCATACTATAGTCGTTATAGATCGCGGTCAAGATCTCGTTCCTACAGTCCAA GGCGCTACTGA